Proteins from one Pygocentrus nattereri isolate fPygNat1 chromosome 16, fPygNat1.pri, whole genome shotgun sequence genomic window:
- the phka1b gene encoding phosphorylase b kinase regulatory subunit alpha, skeletal muscle isoform, with amino-acid sequence MRSRSNSGVKLDNYARMVQQTILCHQDPVTGLISESGDVPHAWVRDNVYSILSVWGLSLAYRKNADRDEDKAKAYELEQNVVKLMRGLLQCMMRQLDKVEKFKYSKSTTDCLHAKYHTGSCATVVGDDEWGHLQVDATSIFLLFLAEMTASGLHIVYTLDEVDVVQNLMFYIESAYKVADFGMWERGDKTNQGIPEINVSSIGMAKAALEALDGLNLFGAKGGPESVVHALADDIQRCQSILSSMLPRASTSKEVDAGTLSVISYPAFAVEHIDIVNITKEEIISKLQGRYGCCRFLRDGHKTPKEDPNRLYYESSELMLFENIECEWPLFWTYLILDGIFIKSPEQVQEYRDALDSILIKGKDGLRLIPELYSVPPDKVDEEYNNPHTVERVPLGKCPMKWGQSLYLLGNLLAEGFLAPGEVDPLNRHLSTTPKPDVVVQVSILAETDEIKQLLHKHGISSETLEDIHPIRVQPSRILSHIYARLGRNQRLGLTGRPYRHIGVLGTSKFYFIRNTIFSFTPQFIDPQHFYLALDNKMIVEMLRIDISYLCSRWRMTGRPTVTFPISQSMLTDDHKDIDPAILAALKKLQDGYYAGARVKTGKLASFLDTSCCAHLTFMDCEVDYLAEYLDQLFAVPQQTSVRAIKGGLNRFRAVAKKTREMVSLVNKARVLDIHNVHMYLPIKLFREPPPVLHFDESQILQNGVSTSLNLPRNVDGGIDYPALVQMLKKCRSLQDQADILYIFYNDKGMEWDTRLHGKGWKVKRLLSELYEKAGRLKHWGLIRMVCGMLHRKVEELDEACTDLLAHQKHLTVGLPPEPREKTISAPLPPDKLARLIDEASETNLTIAILTQEIMVFLAMSMRTQPKLFSEMFRIRIGLIIQVMVTELAQSLKCSGEEATESLMNLSPSEFNNLLLHILSGKEFRVQSSVRSAGNVVTPVISIHDKIKSGSAKDQITSVSKPKHHIKLPLSVHSLDLDNIESGRYRLPSIEPFQSSAGVTMVRDSRQGQWLRRRRLDGALNKVPVGFYQKVWKLLQKCHGLSIEGCVLPSSTTKEMTPGEIKFAVHVETVLNRVPQPEYRQLLVEAILVLTMLAEVDIQSAGGIIQVDKIVQMASNMFYKDQKDLGADDSLLEKDQSNGICRLLYDCAPSGRFGSMTYLSKAVATYVEDFLPSGACALQ; translated from the exons ATGAGAAGTCGTAGTAATTCAGGAGTCAAACTCGACAATTATGCACGAATGGTCCAACAAACAATCCTGTGTCACCAG GATCCGGTGACAGGCTTAATTTCAGAAAGCGGTGATGTCCCTCATGCCTGGGTCCGAGACAACGTGTACAGCATCCTGTCTGTGTGGGGTCTGAGTCTAGCATACAGGAAGAATGCTGACCGCGATGAGGACAAGGCCAAAGCATACGAGCTGGAGCAG AATGTGGTTAAGCTCATGCGAGGATTGCTGCAGTGTATGATGAGGCAG CTGGACAAAGTGGAAAAATTCAAATACAGTAAGagcaccacagactgtctgcATGCCAAATACCACACGGGAAGCTGCGCTACTGTGGTTGGTGACGATGAGTGGGGTCATCTACAGGTGGACGCTACGTCCATCTTCCTTCTCTTCCTTGCTGAAATGACGGCTTCAG GGCTGCACATTGTGTACACTCTTGACGAGGTGGACGTTGTCCAAAATCTTATGTTCTACATTGAATCAGCGTACAAAGTAGCG GATTTTGGAATGTGGGAACGAGGAGACAAGACAAATCAGGGCATCCCTGAAATCAACGTCAGCTCTATTGGAATGGCAAAG gCAGCTCTGGAAGCGTTGGATGGACTGAACCTCTTTGGTGCCAAAGGTGGCCCAGAGTCTGTAGTTCATGCTTTAGCTGATGACATTCAGCGTTGCCAA TCTATCCTCAGCTCCATGCTGCCCAGGGCCTCCACATCCAAAGAGGTGGATGCTGGAACCCTGTCTGTCATCTCCTACCCAGCTTTTGCAGTCGAGCACATTGACATTGTTAACATTACTAAGGAGGAGATCATCTCAAAACTGCAG GGCAGATATGGATGCTGCCGTTTTCTCAGAGATGGCCACAAAACTCCCAAAGAG GACCCCAATCGTTTATACTACGAGTCCTCAGAGCTGATGCTTTTTGAAAACATTGAGTGTGAATGGCCATTGTTCTGGACGTATCTCATCTTGGACGGAATTTTCATCAAAAGTCCTGAACAG GTACAAGAATACAGAGATGCTTTAGATTCCATTCTGATTAAAGGTAAAGATGGACTGCGTCTCATTCCTGAGCTTTACAGTGTACCTCCAGATAAG GTGGATGAAGAATATAACAATCCCCACACTGTGGAACGAGTGCCATTAGGCAAGTGCCCAATGAAGTGGGGCCAGTCTCTGTACTTATTGGGTAACTTGTTGGCAGAG GGATTTTTAGCCCCTGGAGAGGTCGATCCACTCAATAGACACCTCTCTACTACGCCTAAGCCTGATGTTGTGGTTCAGG TGTCTATCTTGGCAGAGACAGATGAAATCAAACAGCTCCTGCACAAGCATGGCATCTCTTCTGAAACCCTGGAAGACATCCATCCCATCAGAGTCCAGCCTTCTAGAATTCTTAGTCACATCTATGCCAGACTTG GACGTAATCAGCGACTAGGATTGACTGGGAGGCCATATCGCCACATTGGTGTGCTGGGGACGTCCAAGTTCTACTTCATACGGAACACCATCTTTTCTTTTACCCCTCAA TTCATAGATCCCCAGCATTTTTACCTGGCTCTGGATAATAAGATGATTGTAGAGATGCTTCGTATCGACATCTCCTACCTGTGCTCGCGCTGGAGAATGACCGGCAGACCTACTGTCACTTTCCCAATCTCACAGAGCATGCTGA CTGATGACCACAAAGACATTGACCCTGCCATACTGGCTGCCCTGAAAAAGTTACAAGACGGCTACTACGCAGGAGCAAG GGTGAAGACTGGGAAGCTGGCATCATTTCTGGATACATCCTGCTGTGCTCACCTTACGTTCATGGACTGTG AGGTAGATTACCTGGCAGAGTATCTGGACCAGCTGTTTGCCGTTCCCCAGCAGACTTCCGTCCGTGCCATTAAAGGAGGCCTGAATCGCTTCAGGGCTGTTGCCAAAAAGACTCGGGAGATGGTATCTCTGGTGAACAAAGCCAGAGTGCTGGACATACATA ATGTGCACATGTATCTCCCCATTAAACTGTTTCGCGAACCACCACCAGTCCTCCATTTCGATGAAAGCCAG ATTCTTCAGAACGGAGTTTCCACTTCACTAAACCTGCCCAGAAATGTGGATGGAGGGATTGACTATCCAGCGCTGGTACAGATGTTGAAAAAATGCCGAAGCCTGCAAGATCAGGCCGACATCCTCTACATCTTTTATAACGACAA AGGCATGGAGTGGGACACCAGACTGCATGGGAAAGGCTGGAAGGTGAAAAGACTTCTAAGTGAGCTGTATGAGAAGGCAGGAAGGCTGAAGCACTGGGGTCTCATTCGGATGGTGTGTGGTATGCTCCACAGGAAAGTGGAAGAACTGGATGAG GCTTGTACAGACCTCCTGGCTCATCAGAAGCACCTGACAGTTGGTCTTCCTCCAGAACCACGAGAGAAAACTATTTCAGC CCCGCTTCCTCCAGACAAGCTTGCCAGGCTTATTGATGAGGCTAGTGAAACCAACCTCACCATTGCTATCCTCACTCAG GAGATAATGGTCTTCCTGGCCATGAGCATGCGCACCCAGCCAAAACTTTTTAGTGAAATGTTCCGCATCCGCATCGGACTCATTATCCAGGTCATGGTCACTGAATTGGCACAGTCCCTTAAATGCTCTG GTGAAGAGGCCACAGAGAGTCTAATGAACCTGAGCCCATCTGAATTCAACAACCTTCTCCTCCACATCCTCAGCGGCAAGGAGTTCAGAGTACAGAGCAGTG TGCGCTCAGCTGGAAATGTCGTAACTCCAGTTATCTCCATACACGACAAGATCAAATCTGGTTCTGCTAAAGATCAGATAACAAGTGTCAGTAAGCCAAAGCATCACATCAAGCTG CCCTTATCAGTGCATTCCTTGGATCTTGATAATATTGAGTCAGGG AGGTACAGACTACCAAGCATTGAGCCATTTCAAAGTTCAGCAGGAGTTACAATGGTCCGTGACAGCAGACAAGGACAGTGGCTTCGCCGTAGACGTCTGGATGGAGCTCTCAACAAAGTGCCTGTTGGTTTCTACCAAAAAGTCTGGAAGCTTTTGCAGAAG tGTCATGGACTCTCCATTGAGGGCTGTGTCCTTCCATCATCCACTACAAAAGAG ATGACTCCAGGTGAGATAAAGTTTGCGGTGCATGTGGAGACAGTTCTGAACCGTGTTCCACAGCCAGAGTACAGGCAGCTGCTAGTAGAGGCCATTTTGGTGCTGACCATGCTTGCTGAGGTGGACATTCAGAGTGCTGGAGGAATCATTCAAGTGGACAAGATTGTACAAATGGCCAGCAACATGTTCTACAAAGACCAG AAGGACCTAGGAGCAGATGACAGTCTTCTGGAGAAAGATCAGTCCAACGGCATCTGCAGGTTACTTTACGACTGTGCACCCAGCGGCCGTTTTGGGAGCATGACCTACCTGTCTAAAGCTGTAGCCACTTATGTTGAAGATTTCTTACCAAGTGGGGCCTGTGCTCTTCAGTGA